A window of Bactrocera dorsalis isolate Fly_Bdor chromosome 4, ASM2337382v1, whole genome shotgun sequence genomic DNA:
CAGTCACGTCTGTCCCATTCTATTAAATCAACATAATTGTTCTTCAGCTCAGTTTACTCACCATCCTTGTGATTCTTTAGTATTCACGTGTGTTCAGAGTGCGGCAGACCTTTTCTTCCTATACTCGTACACTGCTCTTTCTCCCTCCTTTCTTGCATGCCTTCTCCACCAGTCTCTAGAGTAACCAAAGGCCAACCCATTGTACTGCTTTTATTGCCTGCCAGTGCGCTATTAATTCAATTCCTTAgccataataaatttaatttcgccGCTGCACAAGCCAACTCACGCGGAGACTGCAAACTGTAGACGGACAACGGATTGAAGACTGCAGCTGAGCACGTGCTACAAATTGAGGTATAACTGTGGTGGTCATTCACATGCTGTAGCAAAAGACTACAGAGAGACTTAAGAATACTTTTGTGGGAACACTGTAAAATGCTTTGCTGCTTggcgcccaaaagtatgcaatttaAGGTAGAAGGCAGTATGCGACTATCAGCATTTGAAGATTAAATCGTTGCTAATTCAATTATCGATACTTTAATCAAGAAGTGAAATGGTTTGCCGCTAAGTAGATAAGATTAAAAGTAACAGCTAAGAATTTGCGAATTTTTAGCGTTTATAAAGCCAAGACGCTAAACGAGCAATGGTCATTTGCCTTGTGGTGTGTGTACGGTAGACTACATTTAAAATTCCGGGAAAGTTTTTGTCTGCTCAAACTACACAATACGGCAAAAGAATcgcaaaaaatcgcaaaaatgtGCCGAATACCGTTGGGTAACTGCAAAACGTTGACTTTATCGCTGGCGTGTGCACTGCTACTGCTACAACCAACGGAACAGGTGAGTCAAAAAGCGAAACCCATTGTTAAGTAGCCACGTAAAGCTAATCAGTGCAATTAACGCGCGTCTTATCGCGTCCATACAGCATTGTCAGCTTATCCACACTATCTAACGCTACACCTTATCAACTTGCAGAGTCCGCTGAAGCCGCTTGCAGCCGATGATACAAATAGTACGGAGTCATTATATTACACAGCCGGCGTTGTGGAGTTTCGACCCTCTAGAAATGCATCAGATGTTGCTTTGGCAGACAATCTCGCCGGTTACTTGGAAATAATAAGCTCGGAAGCTGCTGAACCCACAGACATTATTGTTTTCCCCGAGAGCACACTAAATGGTGGTGATACCGCCACATATGTACCCGAGCCCGAAAGCGGCACGACACCTTGCTTGCTGGGCAACGCTAGCGACTATGCCGACTTTCTGGTGCAGATATCATGTGCTGCGCGCGCGGCGCGTAAATACATTGTTATCAATTTGACCGAGCGCTCAAAGTGTGTCGTTTCCGCAGCCGATCCGCGTCCATGTGCACCGAATGgtctaaatattttcaatactaaCGTTGTGTTCGATCGTGAGGGCAAGGTAATTTCACGTTATCGCAAATGGAATCTATATGGCGAGCCGAAGAATACCACATATAGTGCGGAATTGAGCACCTTCGACACCGATTTCGGCGTAGTATTTGGGCATTTCGTCTGTTTTGATATACTGTTTTATGAGCCCGCACAGCGGTTGGTTAGTTTGGGTTTTACGGATGTGATCTTTACATCGATGTGGTTCTCGCAGATACCATTTCTGACGGGTAAGTGTTGGTCTAATGAGTTAAGAGATTGGTTGGGTTGAATTGGAGTAGGTAGAACTCGGTATATCTGGCGTGATTGCTTTCGTTTGGTTCGTGTTTCAAGCTATTCCAAAGGTCATAGCAGTCGCGAGCTGACGCGCCACGTCATTCCAGTAAAAAGTAGGCCACAAGTCTGCAAATGCGTGGGCGTCGTACATCGACAATATTCGTCTTATCGCctcattaataaaataacatccgattttaaatactaaaaattataagataAGTGTAATGGCAAATTTAACTGTCTACATCTGTCTCATTGATAAGATTAGATGATCATAccataaaatagaaatataaacaaCTTAGCATGCGTGGTGTTATCGAACTTTGAGCCGACGCGGAGCTTATCTAATCGAAATCGCGATTCGTCAGCAAAAAACACTGATTCAAGTCTGTTATTGGACTTTGGATTAGCGAAAGTTTGGATTCGCAGTAATTACTATTTCCTTTACGGTTATTTAATGGAATTACCAGGTTTCCAAGTTCGTACAGATTTTAATTTCTGAGCTCAAGTATTGCAAATCCTTAAAAGTTGGGAGTAATCAAAAAGAGCTTTAATGAGCCAAAACCCGTTTTCTAATTTTAACCAGAACCGGTTTGAAGATCTTATGAGCTCGCTTCCTCGAAAAATTACAATCGCCCCGACTTGATTTTAACTTCGTAAGACCAAAAAGtaacacaaaaaagaaaaatccaTGAACTCCGTGTTTCCTAAAATACTCGGTGCATATCGAAATGAGCTTACACACTGTTCTCTAGTTTTATTTTCGTCATCGATTGACTTTAGCAGCTTACGAGCTCTTTATCAGAAGAACCTCAAACCGTTATGCTTTACTAATACCATTCGGAATCTTTTTTAGGGGTTCAATTCCAAGAGTCATGGGCTTACTCAAACGATGTTAATGTGCTCGCTGCTGGCTCTAGTCTTCCGGCCGTCGGCTCAACTGGTTCAGGCATCTATGCTGGGCGCGCTGGTCCTATACTTTCCGTAATGAATACCGGTGAAGGTGAACGTCGTATATATGTCGCTAGAGTGCCAAAGAAGACACAAAACAAGCGTAGTGTACCGGCTGCGATACAAGTCACTGAGACTGTGGTGAAGCCGAAAGCAACACAGCGTCTAAGCCAAGCTGATATTACATTGAAACGTGACTACTTGGAGAATTATGAGAGCATTTTAGTCGATTTGACGAATGCTAGTAGTCGCGCCGAGCACGATGTGTGCCATAAAACCTTCTGCTGTCACTTTGAGCTGCAATGGCACCAACTGACCACTGGTGGTGAAGGTCAATACTACACCTACCGTTTAGGTGCCTACGAAGGTATGCGCAATGAGGCGGGCGCTGAGACTACAAATGCGATACGCAATTGTGCCGTATTTACATGTATCGGTGAAGATATATACGATTGTGGACGTATCTTCCCCGCCGATGTCGTACAGCAGCCGCAAGTCGCTTTCGATCGCATTACTATTGAGTCCAACTACCAGACGGGCTATCCATATTTGCTGATGCCGAACAGTTTGCGTGATGATCTCAAGCCTTTGGCGGTGAATGAATTTGTGTTCGAGGAGTACGATCTATTGGTGTGAGTATGATTGGTTTAACTTACGTGTTGTGTCCGTTGGATATATTAATTCTTGCCTTAATTTTAGTGACTCGGTAGTAATGCGTCATGCGCGTTATACTTTGAACACAACAACCGACAATCTATTGGCTTTCTCGATTTATGGTAATTTCTACAATGGGGACGGTTTCATAAATGACACCACGAGCTCACCGCCAACAGAAAGTACGACAACTGTTGATCCAAATGCTGGCGGAGGCGCAGCGGTCTTActaaaaccaatatttttgatttgggCATTGGCCGTTTTGCAAGGAGTAGTTGCTTGAGTAGATAATATtagaagtaaaaataaaataaaaaatactagcACAAGACTTGTCGATTTAATTTGGATGGAATATCAAAACTTTCAATTTAATCTCATTAAAACTTAGCCCAAAATTGAGGAAATTATTGAAGAATAATTTGTTTGTGAAATATGAAGATACCATAAGCAGGATCTGCCTATGTTTTGTATATTGGGTCACAGTCACTAGAAAATAGTTGAAGCTCTGAGAAATTTATTCATTAGAATATTGCTAAGGTCATGAAAGCACGGCATTGTCTGCTAAAGACTTATGGGTCGTTCCGAAACGTTCTACGCAAAGCAAAACCTCAATGCTTTCCTGAATAGCCAAGTCTATAGTGATGACGATGTAACACAGTCTATTCCTGGCTGAGCTCATAAAATAAATCACTAAAAGGAGAACTGTATGCAGAAGAAGCTCGGATAAGGTTCCAGTCCGTCGTCTTAGGCCGTTTGTCTGGCACTGGTGTATACTATAAAAAAGTTGAGAAATACAGTATCTCTGAGACGCTTCCTAGCAGAGTTTTATTTGTTGCTCATGAGAGCCGCGGTTGTATTAAATGGTAGCCAGCCACGAAAAACTCAGTTTGGATAGGTGCAAAAGACTATTTTTAGGAGAGTTTGAGATTTAAAACGCTTTGGACGTTATCCTAAGAAATCTTGTCGCTACTTGGACAAATATTTTTCGGTTAAAAGTTGTTTTCGAGCTCAGATCCTAGTCGGATCTTTGCTAGAGCCAaacttaaattacttttttaaaagcAATATGGGTTACCTAGAGCTCAGTGACTACATACTTTAGAGATGTTACATGTCAGCGTGGCATAAGGTAGATATTGCATTACAGCCGAAAAAACTCAGTTTCGATAGGTCCAAAAGACTATTTTTAGGAGAGTTTGAGGCTTAAAGAGCTTTGGACTATTTATAGGAGAGTTTAAAGAGCTTTGGACGTTATTCTAAGAAATGTTGTCGCTCctagaacaaatatttttcggttatAATATGTTTTCGAGCTCGGATCTCATTCGGATTCCACTCTGATCTTTGCTAGagccataaatataaatataaatataatttttgaagcaatatgAGTTACCTAAAGCTCAGTGACCAGCTAACTTTACAGATTTTATATGTCAGCATGGCATAAGAAAGATATTGCATTACTGTCACGAGATATGGTTAAAAGTTTTGGACTCTTTAGTAGGACTAAAgactaattttatgttatttccaCAAATCAGACAAGGAAGACAGAAGTTATAAGATTTGTTTATCAAACAAAACTGTTCAGACTCTCCAACCGGGCGAAATTTTTTGCTCGAAGCCTCACCAAAACTTTGAAAGTCCTCAAAAACTTCGACAGAAGCTCCTGGTAacgtcatatatgtatgtacgaatgtaTCTTGTGGCGGTAGGTAATGATACCAAGCGGAAAATAAGCAAATGTTCATTCATCCAGCAGTTCCGGCACCACACTGATAAGCGCGTTTATCTGTACATGTGTAAAAGAGGAACAAAGAAAGCGTGTAACTACAAGCCTCACACCACTGACCTAAACTACACTACAGAAATGAAtgcagttcaatgaaattttttgccTGCTACATAGAGCAAACTAAAaatttgcatgtgtgtttgtgggtAGGAATAGCGTTCGCACGCTTGTTGTTGGCGCAAACTGTTGCTCCACTTGTTAGCATTCAACAGTCTCTACCTTTACATACAATACGTGTATATAGCTATGGATATTGTTGTGCTCGCAGTTCAAGGAGAAGTTACAGACGCTGGGCGAGAGCGGCGCTGAAACGCGTGAGCGCCTTAAATTCCAGTGGAAGTCGACAATGGAGAGCGTCGCTAACACGCGAGAGAAATGTAGAAGGAGAGCGCACGCAGGGAAATACTCCAATGTGTGATTTGTAGACCTTCACCGGGTGTTAGTTAGCAGTAGTGCCTCAAAgggaaatgtaataaattatttaaaagcatGGAGAGTTTGTACCTGCAATTTAAAGCAGCGTAGTCTTCGTATTAAAGtggtttaataaaatatgaatgaaaGCATGAATAACTGAAGATTTTTGTTAGAGATCTCGTGAGCTCACGTCTGAACACTATTTGACTAAAGGATTGTTTCGAACTTTAGCAAATTGGGAAAGATTTGGTGCTCTATCTAATCAACTGTACGGCTTTGATAACCTGGTAAAGTGAAGAAATGAATATTTGGACTCTCGCTGTCACTCAAACTATTCTACTTTAGCCGGTTTTTGTATGAGAAGTTTAATTGCAATAACTTGTACGCTCTAGAGACCTCGAAATCTAATTTCTCAATACATAATATGTTCTTAGAGGAATTTGAGTTAGCTGAGAATTGCTTACGAAATATAGGTCTCATCAAAAGAACAGCCGTCGTCCAAAAAAACGAGGGTTTTAAATGGCAGAGCGGATGAGACTCGACTGTTCAAAACCCAACAACTCGTCTATGCTTCTAAACAGAGTTCATGTCGCGAAAAGTTCGATGAGACTTcttattcttcaatttttgccTTTGCAATGTCAAACTTAGCAAGGTTGGCCTGGCCGCAATGGTATTAGCTCTAAACGAACATTATCTAACTGGCACTCTCGCAGTGAGAAGACTAAATATTTTAGAGGATGGTTTAAAGATGTGTCCGACTTGTATGGAGATATATAGACACTTTCTGCTCCACTATCAACCAAACACAGATCTGCGCATCACAACAGACTTGTGTGTTTTGCTGTACAAGTGGGATCGTTCGTACCTTCACAAGAATCAGTCTGATTGTCTAACCTAACCAACCTCTACCCTTTCAAAGAGCCTGCATGATTATTGACAACAAGGTTTCACAGAAAGTGTGATGAATTGATGGAcatcataaaatttctatagaTTAGCCTCGAATATGAAGCTTAAGTCTGGAACACTTTAGCAGCAACTAGTTCGGATCGAAGAAAATATGGTTCCAGGTTAAGTCACAACTGGATTACGAAAGTTCCGTTCAAAAAGGCTTCCCAAAAGAAAAGCAGTTAGCAAAACACCTCGACATAACTTTAATACTTCGAAACACCGAAAAAACGAATATTTCTGCTTAAACATGCCAGCATTTCATATGCACCAACCCTCACGCATCAACTATATTAACTCACATGCTCAAAGATCCCGCCAACTGGCGCGGCAGATAAAAGTTCTTACAAAGACCGCATGAATGAAAGTTTGTTTGGAGACTATCCTCGCCAGCGGCCACCTGCAATTGGAGACTTTCAGGTGCAAAATTTAAACCgaaaacatacataaaaatttccCTTCAATGAATAGCTCAACAGCGCGCtaaactacacacacacacacagctgtgGGTATTTCCAGCGCGCTTCACTGGTTGCCGACCCACCGCAATATGCTGCGTATGTGTGTTGAGTGCGTGCGCCGAATGGTTGGCTAGCCAGTTGGTCGACGGGCGAACAGGCGCCAAAGCATGCTTCGGGGCGGCCGAGTTGCCCCTGACGAGCAGGCGAACCGGGAGAGTGCAGCTATTCGTTACACACACAACGTATAGTTGTGCgccgcgtgtgtgtgtgtgtggacagggaaatttttggaattttccctAACATTTCGGCATGCGACTGAGCAACAGCTCTCCAATGTGACTGGCCAAGACTAGTAGGCTTTCAGCCTCCGAGCGGACAGCAACACGAAATTCCTCCCTCCGAAGGGATGCGCGCGTACGGTGAAAATTAAGAGTTTTTTCAGTGTGGTGTTTAGACAGACCCATGTACATACAGTGTTACAGGTGCGCAcagacatatacacatacataaatatatatatataatataacatatggtatgtatgtaagcgtaAATGTGTTCGCGCGTGAAAAATTCAGTGTATAAACTCGTGCAGTAAatactttgtgtgaaaaatagaaaaaaaaaagaaaaaataaaattgagaaaaaagtttacaaattttgcaaattaaatacaGTAAATATTTAAAGTGCAGTGAATGGAAAATGCGCCagtggcaaaagcaaatatgaaaatttacaaaacaaaaaataaatttttacgtGCGAAAAGTGTGTGTGAGCAGCCTTACTGTAATTAGAGCGGAAATTCTGGTGAAACTTGTTGGGGTCGTGTAAAGAAAACTTTgaactttgtaaaaaaaaaaaataaaaataatttaaaaaaatttaaataatttaaaaaaatttcaatattaaagaaatagtgaaaatttacaggaaaattatgaaaaattacatGATGAAatggtgaaaaattaaaaaaaaaatattaaaccaaaaaatacacaaaatattaataaaattacaaaaaaaatattaaaaaatattattaaaaattatcgaaagaaaaggtaaaaaaaattaccgaaattaaaaatattgtttaaaattttaaaattgtatgaaaaaatctGAGTTAAGGCTCAACAAAATCAAGTGTATGTGCTGCAGTGTTAAAGTGTTTGCAAAAAAATCCTAAGTTTTGTCGGCGAAGCAGCAGTGTTTTGGAGCGAAAAATACAGGAAAAAAGGtagaatatatgaaaaataaataagtaattaaaaaaaatgaattttgaaaatacggtgtaatttttcaaaagacataataaaaatgtaaaatagttTTTCTATCTCCGATAGGctcaagtaaaatattttcaattatttgttaagtctcaaaatgaaataaaaacgttctctacaatatatttgaaatcagTTTTCTAaggaattcttaaaaaaaatgaaatgaaattgagaTTGCTACAATATTTCcgaaaaattgctaaaaatatttattactattatttttatttaaatctgcTGTTTGTGaaatttctagaaaaaaaataagatcCCTACAAAATTTCTAAATCATTACCAAGTTCCAAGATTTAGCAATAAAATTTccttctaaaatatattttggatcCATTTACAgtggaattaaaataaataaaaattgcattgcAACATACACAAATTTTTGCTAAGGCtcaataacaaaaagaaaataatgattaaaaaaaattaataaaaatatacacaacaTTTGCAAGTCTTTGCTTAATATTGAAGTAACAAACATttctaaaatatgttttaaatactttttctgtGGCATTTTTGCAAAACAGAAGAAAAGTTGACATAGCCACATTCCaagtttgaaaacattttttttgataaattcttttttacataagtattttagtttaaaaaaggaGAATTGAGAGCGCCACAACATTGTTAAGGTTTCGATTTGAATAAATGTCTCttctaatataattttgaaactgGTTTCTatagcatttgttcaaaaagaaaataaaattgagatggCTCAACTAACTGAggatgaaaaaaattgataaaatatattcttacgtaaaaatatacatagttcTTTTAAAACCTGCTTCTTAtagaatttatcaaaaaaaaacacaacttttcaaattttttttggattttttgtgcttttcacataataaattttcgctctttaatataacatttttttatacatttcggcaaaatttaacttttgaaaatattttcctccgtttgaagaaaaaaaaatctattaaaaattttaattgttaaaaaatctcgatattttaattaaagaaatatgttATTTTGGCTACTGAATTTTCTTAATAGcgaattttctttttgtttgaaACAATTCTATGCGACAGAGAGAATAGATAGGAAATTTTAGCATTTTTGCGGCAGAGAGAAAAAGGGTGTTTAAGaatttttgcaaagaaaaaattgttgctttCCACAAAGTAATTCtggcattaaattatatattacatacagtaaaaaatttaaagaaaaaaattttgtgtaatttctttttaataaattaaaattttttttttatttattttatttttaataaattaaaatttttttatttattttatttttaataaattaaaatatttgaaattaattaaaataaaaaagttgggAAATTTATACTtacaaaaattgcattaaattttagcatttgtttcaaaattcgTAAAAAACCTCGAATTAATTATCGGTGTTAAAAtgattggaaaaaagtttcgaagtgaaaaaattattcaaagcaatTTTAATGCTAAGGGTGTTCTCAAGTTAACGCCAATAGTGATTtggaaattagaattaaatagaTATCTTttgattgtcgtatttttactGAATCATAAAGTACATAAGATAGGGCTATTTATGGCATATACATCGGGCAAATATCTTCCACGGCTTTCCCTAGCATACTCGTTTGTCGAAATCTTCCATGATTATTCGGCATAAATGACGccgtataaataataaaataatagatgcAACGTTGAATCTTCTTGTTAAAAGCACGCATGGTTGTGGGGTTGTTGCAATAGACCTGT
This region includes:
- the LOC105232142 gene encoding vanin-like protein 1: MCRIPLGNCKTLTLSLACALLLLQPTEQSPLKPLAADDTNSTESLYYTAGVVEFRPSRNASDVALADNLAGYLEIISSEAAEPTDIIVFPESTLNGGDTATYVPEPESGTTPCLLGNASDYADFLVQISCAARAARKYIVINLTERSKCVVSAADPRPCAPNGLNIFNTNVVFDREGKVISRYRKWNLYGEPKNTTYSAELSTFDTDFGVVFGHFVCFDILFYEPAQRLVSLGFTDVIFTSMWFSQIPFLTGVQFQESWAYSNDVNVLAAGSSLPAVGSTGSGIYAGRAGPILSVMNTGEGERRIYVARVPKKTQNKRSVPAAIQVTETVVKPKATQRLSQADITLKRDYLENYESILVDLTNASSRAEHDVCHKTFCCHFELQWHQLTTGGEGQYYTYRLGAYEGMRNEAGAETTNAIRNCAVFTCIGEDIYDCGRIFPADVVQQPQVAFDRITIESNYQTGYPYLLMPNSLRDDLKPLAVNEFVFEEYDLLVDSVVMRHARYTLNTTTDNLLAFSIYGNFYNGDGFINDTTSSPPTESTTTVDPNAGGGAAVLLKPIFLIWALAVLQGVVA